From Halapricum desulfuricans, a single genomic window includes:
- a CDS encoding cytochrome b/b6 domain-containing protein: MSEATDGGGESPADGSDGASSLLDRGRQLWRTARSDIIETDDRVAQLETAERQSVERHSIGNRLSHWIQAILFFLLLWTGLAIWTGNYFLLESGIWGGYYVAFGIHMWTGILIVAITFVVFPYYYVLVDKHHQLLEMADIQVSFDIAEAFVGLKKYMPYYHDARRAYDEDEGDWIAHHPMQKTFFWWIAIFIGILALTGFGMYREMATESTWWIDALGFMSGWLALETLKQIHLLLAFITAVMVMFHIYFAVLPSNWDVLRSMVFGDVNAYIVHSEREEPADEQSSDGGPSPAAADGGPTAERKAGGASPGDRDSVRGGERTDE; the protein is encoded by the coding sequence ATGTCGGAAGCGACTGACGGCGGAGGCGAGTCGCCGGCGGACGGCTCCGACGGCGCCTCGAGTCTGCTCGACAGGGGCCGACAGCTCTGGCGGACAGCCAGGTCCGACATCATCGAGACCGACGACAGGGTCGCACAGCTTGAGACGGCCGAGCGCCAGTCGGTCGAGCGTCATTCGATAGGGAACCGCCTGAGCCACTGGATCCAGGCGATCCTGTTTTTCCTGTTACTGTGGACCGGGCTGGCGATCTGGACGGGCAACTACTTCTTGCTCGAATCGGGCATCTGGGGCGGCTACTACGTCGCGTTCGGGATCCACATGTGGACCGGGATTCTGATCGTGGCGATCACGTTCGTCGTCTTTCCCTACTATTACGTGTTGGTCGACAAACACCACCAGCTGCTGGAGATGGCGGATATTCAGGTCAGCTTCGATATCGCCGAGGCGTTCGTCGGTCTCAAAAAGTACATGCCGTACTACCACGACGCGCGCCGGGCCTACGACGAGGACGAGGGCGACTGGATCGCTCACCACCCGATGCAGAAGACCTTCTTCTGGTGGATCGCCATCTTCATCGGAATTCTCGCGCTTACTGGCTTCGGTATGTATCGGGAGATGGCGACCGAGTCGACCTGGTGGATCGACGCGCTCGGATTCATGTCGGGCTGGCTGGCACTGGAGACGCTCAAGCAGATCCACCTGCTGCTGGCCTTTATTACCGCAGTGATGGTCATGTTTCACATCTACTTCGCGGTCCTGCCGAGCAACTGGGACGTGCTCAGGTCGATGGTATTCGGTGACGTGAACGCGTACATCGTCCACAGCGAACGTGAGGAGCCAGCAGACGAGCAGTCGTCCGACGGCGGACCGAGCCCGGCGGCCGCGGACGGCGGGCCAACGGCCGAACGAAAGGCCGGGGGAGCGTCCCCTGGCGACCGCGACTCGGTACGCGGTGGTGAGCGAACCGATGAGTGA
- a CDS encoding nickel-dependent hydrogenase large subunit, whose translation MVEVKIDPTTRIEGHHGMELQVEDGQIAEAKSTMKMFRGAEIITVGRSPRDAAQLTGKVCGVCFICHRIGSSRATEDAAINAGAFDGIPEHAKILRDAVEGIFFLWNHAIHLFALVGPDYSDAVADTGFDRLDPLEGDGYQGALENQRKLMQALAEFGGRAPHPLAFVPGGVATNPDVSTVQTVKSRVREVSNWLGPTDAVPDVLENVQNGEFDPELGEGLHDVVSILVAAAREGAADLGSGPNRYYSNGLFREPESGERIFKRGVYRDGSFEPMTKDEIVAAISEDTEYSYYTEESAGKPTEAQPPEPEPEKDGAYSWGKAPRFDGETMEVGPLARLTISGYDPFDLRANLGGGFDESNTLNRLIARAQEVLIVRDRVLDLLDAFDPNEPLMADFPDNYTGKGVGLWEPSRGTLSHYVDVEDGEIERYQIITPTLWNIGPRDGEGNPSIIEGAIVGDEVADIENPINVMRTIRSFDPCLACSVHVDSPEGSYETELKPASPGGMTDVGSD comes from the coding sequence ATGGTAGAAGTGAAAATCGACCCGACGACACGCATCGAAGGCCACCACGGGATGGAGCTGCAAGTAGAGGACGGACAGATAGCGGAGGCCAAAAGTACGATGAAGATGTTCCGAGGGGCCGAAATCATCACCGTCGGTCGGTCACCACGGGACGCCGCACAACTCACAGGAAAAGTCTGTGGCGTCTGTTTCATCTGTCATCGGATCGGCTCGTCGCGGGCGACCGAAGACGCGGCGATCAACGCCGGTGCCTTCGACGGGATCCCGGAGCACGCCAAGATTCTCCGGGACGCGGTCGAGGGCATCTTCTTCCTGTGGAACCACGCGATTCACCTGTTCGCCCTCGTCGGTCCCGACTACAGCGACGCAGTCGCTGACACGGGATTCGACCGTCTCGATCCGCTCGAGGGCGATGGATACCAGGGGGCACTCGAAAACCAGCGAAAACTCATGCAAGCGCTGGCGGAGTTCGGCGGGCGCGCTCCCCACCCGCTCGCGTTCGTCCCCGGCGGGGTCGCGACGAATCCGGACGTCTCGACGGTACAGACCGTCAAGTCCCGCGTCCGGGAGGTCAGCAACTGGCTCGGACCGACGGATGCGGTTCCGGACGTCCTCGAGAACGTCCAGAACGGGGAGTTCGATCCCGAACTGGGGGAAGGGCTCCACGACGTGGTTTCGATCCTCGTGGCCGCGGCCAGAGAAGGCGCTGCCGACCTCGGATCGGGGCCGAACCGCTACTACAGCAACGGACTGTTCAGGGAGCCCGAATCCGGCGAACGGATCTTCAAGCGCGGCGTGTATCGCGACGGGTCCTTCGAACCGATGACGAAAGACGAAATCGTCGCTGCGATCTCCGAAGACACGGAGTACTCGTACTACACCGAAGAATCGGCCGGGAAGCCGACCGAGGCCCAACCACCGGAGCCGGAACCCGAGAAAGACGGCGCCTACTCGTGGGGGAAAGCACCCAGATTCGACGGCGAGACGATGGAGGTCGGACCGCTCGCCAGGCTCACGATCTCGGGGTACGACCCGTTCGACCTCCGGGCGAACCTGGGCGGGGGTTTCGACGAGAGCAATACGCTCAACCGCCTCATCGCCCGCGCACAGGAGGTACTGATCGTCCGCGACCGGGTACTCGATCTGCTGGACGCGTTCGACCCGAACGAGCCATTGATGGCCGACTTCCCGGACAATTACACCGGGAAGGGGGTCGGTCTCTGGGAACCGTCCCGGGGGACGCTCTCTCACTACGTGGACGTCGAGGACGGGGAGATCGAACGCTACCAGATCATCACGCCGACGCTGTGGAACATCGGGCCGCGGGACGGCGAGGGCAACCCATCGATCATCGAGGGAGCCATCGTCGGCGACGAGGTCGCGGACATCGAGAACCCGATCAACGTGATGCGGACGATCCGCTCGTTCGACCCGTGCCTGGCCTGTTCGGTCCACGTCGACAGCCCGGAGGGGTCCTACGAAACCGAACTCAAACCGGCGTCGCCGGGGGGGATGACCGATGTCGGAAGCGACTGA
- a CDS encoding hydrogenase small subunit produces the protein MSAGAVISRHTGEIAQALQQATDGPVEVAWLQGQSCSGCTISLLQGQYPTLEETLSEFRMELTFHPTLMAEHGEAAIESMSKSPDILVLEGSVPTEIPSAATLGETPDGTSKPLVDWIDELAPEAEYVVGVGNCAAFGGWPAAENKNHLHDVGENVTGAKGLQFEQRYQPGVLGPNFTAGSGLPVINLGGCPPHPDYILLTIATVLNGHEPDLDRYQRPKPFYEPLVHDNCKWRGYFDRGEFADKPGEEGCLYQVGCAGPYTNCDDQTRLWNDGTSVCLNVGAPCIGCMEPGFWDRFQPLDKSVERQNIFGVDVETAGLAAVGAGVVGIGAHAGRKAMGYGKSEQGGNGGQSDAADAELTADVDEQPDAEAGDDKSV, from the coding sequence ATGTCAGCTGGGGCGGTCATCTCGCGCCACACGGGCGAGATCGCGCAGGCGCTTCAGCAGGCGACAGACGGGCCTGTCGAGGTCGCCTGGCTACAAGGACAGAGCTGTTCAGGTTGCACGATATCACTCCTCCAGGGACAGTATCCGACCCTGGAGGAGACCTTGAGCGAGTTCCGGATGGAACTGACGTTCCACCCCACGCTCATGGCGGAACACGGCGAGGCAGCCATCGAGTCGATGAGCAAGTCGCCGGACATACTCGTCCTCGAGGGATCGGTGCCGACCGAGATTCCGTCCGCCGCGACGCTTGGCGAGACACCGGACGGGACGAGCAAGCCGCTCGTCGACTGGATCGACGAGTTGGCCCCCGAGGCCGAGTACGTGGTCGGCGTGGGCAACTGTGCAGCCTTCGGCGGCTGGCCGGCGGCGGAAAACAAGAATCATCTCCACGACGTCGGCGAGAACGTCACGGGAGCGAAGGGGCTCCAGTTCGAGCAACGTTATCAACCCGGCGTGCTCGGCCCGAATTTCACCGCCGGATCGGGGCTTCCGGTCATCAATCTCGGGGGGTGTCCCCCGCATCCCGATTACATACTCTTGACGATCGCGACGGTCCTCAACGGCCACGAGCCGGATCTCGACCGGTATCAGCGACCAAAGCCGTTCTACGAACCGCTCGTCCACGACAACTGCAAGTGGCGCGGCTATTTCGACCGCGGCGAGTTCGCGGACAAACCCGGCGAGGAGGGGTGTCTGTACCAGGTGGGGTGTGCCGGACCGTACACGAACTGTGACGACCAGACCCGGCTGTGGAACGACGGGACGAGCGTCTGTCTCAACGTGGGCGCGCCGTGTATCGGCTGTATGGAGCCCGGGTTCTGGGATCGCTTCCAGCCGCTGGACAAATCAGTCGAGCGACAGAACATCTTCGGCGTCGACGTCGAGACAGCCGGGCTAGCCGCGGTCGGCGCCGGTGTGGTCGGTATCGGTGCGCACGCCGGCCGGAAAGCGATGGGGTACGGGAAGTCCGAACAGGGCGGCAACGGCGGCCAATCGGACGCCGCCGATGCGGAACTCACGGCGGACGTCGACGAGCAGCCGGACGCGGAAGCCGGAGACGACAAATCGGTGTGA